The Agreia sp. COWG nucleotide sequence TCGAGCGAACGGCCACGGTGGATGCGGCCACGGCCGCGAAACGGCTGCAATCCGTGCCGGGCATCGGTCGCTGGACCGCCGCCGAGACCACCCAGCGCAGCCACGCCGACCCCGACGCCGTGAGCGTGGGCGACTACCATCTGGCGGCGCACGTGGGTTATGCGCTCACCGGGTCGCCGGTCGACGACGACGGCATGCTCGAGCTGCTCGAACCGTGGCGCGGGCACCGGCAGCGAGTGGTTCGCCTCATTTTGGCGAGCGGCTACGCCAAGCCGCGGCACGGACCGCGCATGACCATCCAAGATCACCGCTCGCACTGACGCTGGTAGGTAGAGCGCCGCCGGCGACATCGAATCGGATTCCTCGAAACACTTGCTTCCTTCTCTGGTCAGTGGGTAGAACTAGACCTAGACGATCGTCTAGCGAAGTCACCGTGCTCGCGTCCTCCTTCCCCCTCACCCGAGAGGTTCATTCATGTCTTCATCTCCCCGCCGGTCCCTCGCGACAAGAGCGACGGCGGTCGCCGCCGTCGCGCTCGCCGCCGTCGTTCTGGCTTCTCCCTCGGCATCCTGGGCGACCGATCTGAGCAACACCGTCGGTTCTGTCGACGCCACCGTCGGTGCTGTTGCGACCATCGACACCCCGCGGGCGCTGCCCGTGCGGGTGAGCGTCGTCGACGCCCAGCTCGCCGTCGACTACTGGACTCCCGAGCGGATGATGGCAGCGACGCAGGCGGGCGATCCGGTCGCTCCTGGCGCTCCCGCGAACTCGGCCGACGACTCGAGCGCGGCACGCACCGTGAATACGGCGTCGTCAGACACCGCGCCCTCCACCGAATTGACGTCGGCCTCGGGATCAGTCGCCCAGCAGGTCGCGCCGGTTCCGCACATCGGCCGCGTCTTCTACACGCTCAATGGCGCCGACTACATCTGCAGCGCCAACGTCGTGCAGTCGGCCAACCGTTCCACGGTGGCGACCGCGGCCCACTGCATGACAGGAAACGGTGCGTTCTCCGAGAACTCCGTCTTCGTGCCCGCCTACGAGAACGGTGACGCCCCCTACGGCCGCTGGCCGGTCGTCGCCGGTGAGATCGCAGGTGGATTCACAGAGAACAACGCCGACCAAGCCGACGACGCCGGCTTCCTCGTCGTCGCGCACAACGACGACGGGGCAGACATCACCAGCGTGGTCGGGGCGTCGCCCGTGCTCTTCAACCAGCCCCTGAGCCAGGAGGGGAGCGTTTTCGGTTACCCGGCGGCGGGCCGCTTCAATGGTGAGACCCTGCAAACCTGCAGTGGGCAGTTCGAGGCCCTCGGCAGCCAGCAGATCGATCTTGCCTGCGACATGAACGAGGGCGTCTCGGGCGGGCCTATCTTCGAGGGCGACAGTGCCGACGGTGCGCAGTACGCCAACGAGGACGCGCGCTTCGAGGACTATTCGCACATTCTCGGCCCCATCTGGCAAGACAACGAGGAGTCGGCCTACGACCTTGCTGCAGCCACGGCTGTCGACACCGCCGAATCGGCCCAGTAGGGCACTCGGGCTCTCGTCAGTCGGATCGACGACTGCCGAGAGCCCCGCGCCACCGCTGTTTTGGGGAGAGTGTGGCGCTTCCTGCTGGTCGCCGCTCAGCTCGCATCAAGGCAATTGGCAGCACATGACTGGTGCATATGTCATAACATGCTTCGTAAGACGAACGTCTTACGAAACTAAGGAAAAGGCGAGAACCTGATGAGTGTTAAGCACAAAGCTGACGGAACCATCCGAACCATCCCACCGCGGAAGCGCCACAGGGCAGCGTTGGCGATTGCCGCCGGCCTGCTTCCGGTGGCCGCCATGATGCTTGTCGGTGCGCCGGCGGCGAACGCCGCTTCGACGGCTGCGCCAGCGCAGGTCCAGGTCCAGTTCCAGATGCACTGGACCGGTGGACACAACCAGGACGGCGGCGGCACCGACGTTCGGTCGTTCCGCATTGAAGGACTCAACGGAGACAGGTACGACCGTTGTGTGACGCCGTCGTATAACGGCACCTTGCCCGCATCGCCCTTCGTGAGCATCCCCCTGGCCCCGTCGACGAAGTACAAGGTGACGTCTTACAGCTCGCCTCACTGCCTCGGCGCCACTGCCACTGCCCTTGCCGGTGGTCAGCCCTACATCAATACGGCCTATCGCAATTGGCTCATCTCAACCAATCACGTCCCCGTGATCCAGGACTGGAACTGAGGTCGACGGACCCCGACCGCATCGTGCGACCGGCTGTGTGGGCCGGTCGCACGGTGTCGGTGATCGAGAAGCCGCAACCCCGCAAAACGGGATGCGACGTCGTGACAGACCTCTGCTGTCTTTCTAAAAAACCCGGTGATGATCGCGTTCGATCAGCACCGAGCCAACCCCAGAGGAACCTCCATGGTCTTCCAAGATCTGCAAGAGCAGCGCGCCGTTCGGGTGCCTGACCCGAGTCCACGCTTTCCGGCACTCGACACCCTTCGCGCCATCGGGCTGATCGGCGTTGTGCTTTTTCACGTAGACCCCGAGCTGCTTCCCGGCGGCTACGTCGGCGTCGATCTGTTCTTCGTGCTCAGCGGGTTCCTCATCACGAGTCTGCTGCTGCGCGAGCACCGCTCTGACGGCACAATCCGTCTCGGCCGATTCGCGGTTCGGCGCGCCCGTCGGCTCATCCCGGCGGCCGTCGTCGTGGTGACTGCCGTCACCGCGGCCGCGGCTCTCGTCGGCGGCGATGTGTTGGTGGGGCTGCCTCAGCAGCTTCTCGGCATCGTGACGCTCACCAGCAACTGGCAACAGCTCTTCGCGGGGAGCGATTACTTCGCACACTCTCACACGGGACTGTTGGACAACTTCTGGTCTTTGGCCATCGAAGAGCAGTTCTATCTCGTGTGGCCGGCGATCTTGGCCTTCTCGCTGCGCAAACGAGGCACCTTCCGTCTGACGTGGCTTCTGCTCGCAGCGGTCATCGCTGCTGCCATCCCTCTTGCTCTCGGCATGTCCGGGCATTTCGATGCCGCCTACTTGGCTACGCCCGCCCACGCGTTCGGGCTCATTCTGGGCGCCACCCTCGCGTTGGTCTACGACCGGATGCCCTCACCACGCGAGGGTGCTGCGGCTCAAGGGGGATGGAACGTTGCCGGGCTCCTCGCGTTGGTCGCTCTCGTCGCAGTTGCGAGCACGCCCCTCGCCGCCATGCCCACACACCGACCGATGGTCACCGTCGTCGGCTCTCTGCTCGGTGGTCTGCTCGTTCTGAGCGCTGTTCGGGGCCGAGCTCGAGTGGGCGCCTGGATGGACGGCGGC carries:
- a CDS encoding serine protease, translating into MSSSPRRSLATRATAVAAVALAAVVLASPSASWATDLSNTVGSVDATVGAVATIDTPRALPVRVSVVDAQLAVDYWTPERMMAATQAGDPVAPGAPANSADDSSAARTVNTASSDTAPSTELTSASGSVAQQVAPVPHIGRVFYTLNGADYICSANVVQSANRSTVATAAHCMTGNGAFSENSVFVPAYENGDAPYGRWPVVAGEIAGGFTENNADQADDAGFLVVAHNDDGADITSVVGASPVLFNQPLSQEGSVFGYPAAGRFNGETLQTCSGQFEALGSQQIDLACDMNEGVSGGPIFEGDSADGAQYANEDARFEDYSHILGPIWQDNEESAYDLAAATAVDTAESAQ
- a CDS encoding acyltransferase family protein; the protein is MIAFDQHRANPRGTSMVFQDLQEQRAVRVPDPSPRFPALDTLRAIGLIGVVLFHVDPELLPGGYVGVDLFFVLSGFLITSLLLREHRSDGTIRLGRFAVRRARRLIPAAVVVVTAVTAAAALVGGDVLVGLPQQLLGIVTLTSNWQQLFAGSDYFAHSHTGLLDNFWSLAIEEQFYLVWPAILAFSLRKRGTFRLTWLLLAAVIAAAIPLALGMSGHFDAAYLATPAHAFGLILGATLALVYDRMPSPREGAAAQGGWNVAGLLALVALVAVASTPLAAMPTHRPMVTVVGSLLGGLLVLSAVRGRARVGAWMDGGPLGWLGRRSYGAYLWHLPLIVLADAALPQAPGFGTLPGRLIAVAFAVLAAAASYRWIETGIRRTGFRAFFRRPAACVLTGVVIVGLVGSTVAAVHRAPSESVARSAMPAAPGGSDASDTPAAPPDPGVEGSSVVAIGDSVMLASKDELQQEFPGITVDAVESRQLTAAADLVRSHLEEKPQTKIVVIGLGVNGVGGEAELDEAIEAAGDREVVLVDVSAPVAWESTVNAEIEQAAHSHPHVALADWRTQAQAHPDLLADDGIHPGDAGGAFYAASIASAIAALR